GGTACTCCGTTTTTAGATGGTGAATACACTGTTTTTGGCGAAACTTTAAGAGGTCTTGATGTGTTGGATGCTATTTCTTCGGTTAAAGTGGATAAGAATAACAGGCCTGTAGAAAATATTAGCATGAAGGTTAGTCTGTTAAAAAAGAAGGAAATCAGGAAACTTTTAAAGAATAAAATATAATGTTTGAGATATCAGGTATAAAGAGATAAAAGCTCTTTATACCTGATATCTGATACTTTCGAAAAAAATGAAAATAATATCGTATAACGTTAACGGAATTAGGGCGGCAATAAATAAAGGCTGGTTGGATTGGCTACAGGCGACAAACGCAGATGTGGTTTGTCTTCAGGAAATTAAAGCTACTCCGGATCAAATTCAGGACATACATAAGTTAAGTGAGTTGGGATATCACCACTTTTGGTACCCGGCAAAGAAAAAGGGTTATAGCGGAACGGCTATTCTGACTAAACATGAGCCTTTGCATGTAGAATATGGATGCGGAATAGAAGCTTATGACGACGAAGGCAGAGTGATAAGAGCTGATTTTGAAAAGTTCTCCGTAATTAGTGCTTATTTTCCTTCCGGATCTAGCGGGGACGAAAGACAGCATTTTAAATACCAGTTTTTAGCAGATTTTGAAATTTATGCTGCAGATTTAATGAATACTTATCCTAATTTATTGATTTGCGGGGATTATAATATTTGTCACAGAGCTATAGATATCCATAACCCTAAATCCAATGCCAACTCGTCTGGATTCTTACCGGAAGAGCGTGAGTGGATGGAAAGGTTTATAAATTCCGGGTTTATAGATACTTTCCGACACCTTAATCCAGATCCTCACCATTATACCTGGTGGAGCTACAGAGCTGGCGCCAGAGCAA
This genomic interval from Pseudopedobacter saltans DSM 12145 contains the following:
- a CDS encoding exodeoxyribonuclease III, with the translated sequence MKIISYNVNGIRAAINKGWLDWLQATNADVVCLQEIKATPDQIQDIHKLSELGYHHFWYPAKKKGYSGTAILTKHEPLHVEYGCGIEAYDDEGRVIRADFEKFSVISAYFPSGSSGDERQHFKYQFLADFEIYAADLMNTYPNLLICGDYNICHRAIDIHNPKSNANSSGFLPEEREWMERFINSGFIDTFRHLNPDPHHYTWWSYRAGARAKNLGWRIDYHLLSSTMVENIKRAAILPEAKHSDHCPILLELQW